The following are from one region of the Halolamina litorea genome:
- a CDS encoding CPBP family intramembrane glutamic endopeptidase: MDSRLRAVGVALGIGIAGFAGGSVITTIAAFGLLLAGVEITPVLGVVLSLLLLTGLGFMGTAVLYLRSREIPLRSLGLRFPTIKEFGLVIGALVASFVYLVVVGMIRQSTGTDAASNQVANMAMENPEIVLYLLPGAYLLIGPGEELLFRGVVQNRLREEFSAVPGVIIASVIFAGIHVTSLVGPDVWSVLVSVLGLMGPSLLLGALYEYTRNLVVPILVHGTYDAIIFLALYAVATGAVEESGNAAAAIVAVLP, from the coding sequence ATGGATTCACGGCTACGGGCCGTCGGCGTTGCCCTCGGGATCGGCATCGCCGGCTTTGCGGGCGGGAGCGTGATCACCACCATCGCCGCCTTCGGGTTGCTCCTCGCCGGCGTGGAGATCACGCCGGTGTTGGGGGTCGTGCTCTCGCTGCTGTTGTTGACCGGGCTGGGCTTCATGGGAACGGCGGTGCTCTACCTCCGATCCCGGGAGATCCCGCTCCGCTCGCTGGGACTCCGGTTCCCCACGATCAAGGAGTTCGGGTTGGTGATCGGCGCGCTCGTGGCGTCGTTCGTCTATCTCGTGGTCGTCGGGATGATCCGGCAGTCGACGGGCACCGACGCCGCGAGCAACCAAGTCGCCAACATGGCGATGGAGAACCCCGAAATCGTCCTCTACCTGCTGCCGGGGGCGTACCTGTTGATCGGGCCGGGCGAGGAACTGCTCTTTCGGGGCGTCGTCCAGAACCGACTCCGCGAGGAGTTCTCGGCGGTCCCCGGCGTGATCATCGCGAGCGTGATCTTCGCCGGCATCCACGTGACCTCGTTGGTCGGGCCCGACGTCTGGTCGGTACTGGTCTCGGTGCTTGGCCTGATGGGGCCGAGCCTGCTGCTCGGCGCGCTCTACGAGTACACGCGGAACCTCGTGGTTCCGATCCTCGTCCATGGCACCTACGACGCGATCATCTTCCTCGCGCTGTACGCCGTCGCCACCGGCGCCGTCGAGGAGAGCGGGAACGCGGCGGCGGCCATCGTCGCCGTGCTGCCCTGA
- a CDS encoding NUDIX hydrolase, which translates to MTDDLAWETLDTGIDYRCPGFQVRQDDVRLPDGTETDYHYVEEVETVVVLAFLPGGDEVVLIEEWRQAVDRVNRGLPAGGIEPEDDDLEAAARRELREETGYTAESVEHLCSTEPVNGIADSVHHTVVARGCEPAAEQDLDGNESIRALTVPYDDLLAAVRDGEIRDGRAAFAVSRYELA; encoded by the coding sequence ATGACCGACGACCTCGCGTGGGAGACCCTCGACACTGGGATCGACTACCGCTGTCCGGGCTTTCAGGTCCGGCAGGACGACGTGCGACTGCCCGACGGCACCGAGACCGACTACCACTACGTCGAGGAGGTAGAGACCGTCGTCGTCCTCGCCTTTCTCCCCGGCGGCGACGAGGTCGTGCTGATCGAGGAGTGGCGGCAGGCCGTCGACCGGGTCAACCGCGGGCTTCCCGCCGGCGGCATCGAACCGGAGGACGACGACCTCGAAGCCGCCGCGCGCCGAGAACTCCGCGAAGAGACCGGCTACACGGCCGAGTCGGTCGAGCACCTCTGCTCGACGGAGCCGGTCAACGGTATCGCGGACTCGGTCCACCACACCGTCGTCGCGCGTGGCTGTGAACCGGCGGCCGAACAGGACCTCGACGGCAACGAGAGCATCCGGGCGTTGACGGTGCCCTACGACGACCTCCTGGCGGCCGTCCGGGACGGCGAGATCCGGGACGGTCGGGCCGCCTTCGCGGTGAGTCGCTACGAACTCGCCTGA
- a CDS encoding arylsulfotransferase family protein, which yields MDTKTRGAALVVAAVVLLVATLGVSAAMAPEAAVSGDNEERRTLIGIQGGGPGWHEHGSIANVEGTEVTWRLADTDSYFDVTLLDNGSVMAGFMDSGYEECGPYESPCTHSGFRILDPETKEIQYEYSFPVRSSSNSEVHDVERLESGEFLLTDMEYEGLRIVEGGEVTWRWNASDYYEAPPDQTRRDWLHINDVDVIGEGQFLVSVRNANQILVVERGEGVVETINTDDGGDDSTCTTRGQLADQDGDGDVRCGDPAVINHQHNPQWLGGTPAGDGEAAVLVADSDNDRVVELHRQNGEWEVAWTLERAGGIDLRWPRDADRLENGNTLVTDTLRKRIFEINRNGTVVWSITTERVPYEADRVPYGEPSEGEWYAGEAPNQGAGGGIPVLDEAAALLPGVFPWLPFWFNGAQLGLTLVSLGIAGVGARDLWNSR from the coding sequence ATGGACACGAAGACACGCGGGGCCGCCCTCGTGGTCGCCGCCGTCGTGCTGCTGGTCGCCACCCTCGGCGTCAGCGCGGCGATGGCACCCGAGGCGGCCGTCTCCGGCGACAACGAGGAGCGCCGGACGCTGATCGGTATTCAGGGTGGCGGGCCGGGCTGGCACGAACACGGGAGCATCGCCAACGTCGAGGGGACCGAGGTGACGTGGCGCCTGGCGGACACTGACAGCTACTTCGACGTGACGCTGCTCGACAACGGCAGCGTGATGGCCGGCTTCATGGACAGCGGGTACGAGGAGTGTGGTCCCTACGAGTCGCCGTGTACTCACAGCGGCTTCCGGATCCTCGACCCCGAGACGAAGGAGATCCAGTACGAGTACTCCTTCCCGGTTCGCTCCAGCAGTAACAGCGAGGTCCACGACGTCGAGCGACTCGAGAGCGGCGAGTTCCTCCTCACCGACATGGAGTACGAGGGACTGCGGATCGTCGAGGGCGGCGAGGTCACGTGGCGCTGGAACGCGAGTGACTACTACGAGGCCCCGCCCGACCAGACCCGGCGTGACTGGCTCCACATCAACGACGTGGACGTTATCGGCGAGGGGCAGTTCCTCGTCTCGGTGCGTAACGCCAACCAGATCCTCGTCGTCGAGCGCGGCGAGGGCGTCGTCGAGACCATCAACACCGACGACGGCGGCGACGACAGCACCTGTACTACCCGCGGCCAACTCGCCGATCAGGACGGGGACGGCGACGTTCGCTGTGGCGACCCGGCCGTGATCAACCACCAGCACAACCCGCAGTGGCTCGGCGGCACCCCCGCCGGCGACGGCGAGGCCGCGGTGTTGGTCGCCGACAGCGACAACGACCGCGTGGTCGAACTCCACCGGCAGAACGGCGAGTGGGAGGTCGCGTGGACGCTCGAACGCGCCGGCGGCATCGACCTCCGCTGGCCCCGCGACGCGGACCGACTCGAGAACGGCAACACGCTCGTGACCGACACGCTCCGCAAGCGGATCTTCGAGATAAACCGCAACGGCACCGTCGTCTGGTCGATCACCACCGAGCGCGTCCCCTACGAGGCCGACCGCGTCCCCTACGGCGAACCCTCCGAGGGAGAGTGGTACGCCGGCGAGGCACCCAACCAGGGCGCTGGCGGCGGCATCCCCGTCCTCGACGAGGCCGCCGCGCTGCTGCCGGGGGTCTTCCCGTGGTTGCCGTTCTGGTTCAACGGCGCCCAACTCGGCCTGACGCTCGTCTCGCTCGGCATCGCCGGCGTCGGCGCCCGCGACCTCTGGAACTCGCGGTAA
- the tgtA gene encoding tRNA guanosine(15) transglycosylase TgtA has protein sequence MRDAFEIRATDGMARVGRLTVPRAGVTVETPALMPVVNPNLQTISPRRLHDEFGAEILITNSYIIRNTDDLRERAEAEGLHEMLDFPGAIVTDSGSFQLAEYGEIDTTTTEILNFQHEIGSDIGTPVDIPTPPDVSREQAEEELEATEEALADAEAVDTGEMLVNAPVQGSTYTDLREQAGSHAASTDLDVFPVGAVVPLLNSYRYDDMIDVTAAAKRGLGADCPVHLFGAGHPMMFALAAAVGCDLFDSAAYALYARDGRYLTVRGTEQLEELSYLPCPCPVCTEHDPDSLRALDERDRENALAEHNLHVTFAEIRRVRQAIREGSLLELVEERARAHPASADGFRALLDHADQLEESDRVSKGTFFYTSPESARRPEVLRHHERLARLETPDRTLLTEFGEPTGHDHDAVWRVEPPFGPFPPSLSETYPLHAETPERLEDVAYVAAADGVAALAEANPETTFTLGHDDWPAEALDTLPEGVVTEDLSELGGE, from the coding sequence ATGCGCGACGCTTTCGAGATCCGGGCGACCGACGGGATGGCCCGCGTCGGCCGGCTGACGGTGCCACGAGCCGGGGTCACCGTCGAGACACCGGCGCTGATGCCGGTCGTCAACCCCAACCTCCAGACGATCTCGCCCCGCCGACTCCACGACGAGTTCGGCGCCGAGATCCTCATCACGAACTCCTACATCATCCGCAACACCGACGACCTCCGGGAGCGCGCGGAGGCGGAGGGACTCCACGAGATGCTCGACTTCCCGGGCGCCATCGTCACCGACTCGGGATCGTTCCAGTTGGCGGAGTACGGCGAGATCGACACCACGACCACGGAGATCCTGAACTTCCAACACGAGATCGGCTCGGACATCGGTACGCCCGTCGACATCCCGACGCCGCCGGACGTGAGCCGCGAACAGGCCGAGGAGGAACTCGAGGCCACCGAGGAGGCGCTGGCCGACGCCGAAGCCGTCGATACCGGCGAGATGCTGGTCAACGCACCCGTGCAGGGATCGACGTACACCGACCTCCGGGAGCAGGCCGGGTCCCACGCCGCGAGCACCGACCTCGACGTGTTCCCCGTCGGCGCCGTCGTCCCCCTGCTGAACAGCTACCGCTACGACGACATGATCGACGTGACCGCCGCCGCCAAGCGCGGACTGGGCGCGGACTGTCCGGTCCACCTGTTCGGCGCCGGCCACCCGATGATGTTCGCGCTCGCGGCCGCCGTCGGCTGTGACCTGTTCGACTCCGCGGCCTACGCGCTCTACGCCCGCGACGGCCGCTACCTGACGGTTCGGGGCACCGAACAGCTAGAGGAGCTCTCCTACCTCCCCTGTCCCTGCCCGGTCTGTACCGAACACGACCCCGACTCCCTGCGCGCACTCGACGAGCGCGACCGGGAGAACGCGCTGGCCGAGCACAACCTCCACGTCACCTTCGCGGAGATCCGTCGGGTCCGACAGGCGATACGCGAGGGAAGCCTGCTCGAACTGGTCGAGGAGCGCGCCCGCGCCCACCCCGCAAGCGCCGACGGCTTCCGGGCGCTGCTCGACCACGCCGACCAACTGGAGGAAAGCGACCGCGTCTCGAAGGGGACGTTCTTCTACACCTCCCCCGAGAGCGCCCGCCGCCCCGAAGTGCTCCGACACCACGAACGGCTCGCCCGGCTGGAGACGCCCGACCGAACCCTGCTGACGGAGTTCGGCGAACCCACCGGCCACGACCACGACGCCGTCTGGCGCGTCGAGCCGCCCTTTGGCCCGTTCCCGCCGTCGCTCTCGGAGACGTACCCCCTGCACGCCGAGACGCCCGAGCGACTGGAGGACGTGGCCTACGTCGCCGCCGCCGACGGCGTCGCCGCGCTCGCCGAGGCGAACCCCGAGACGACGTTCACGTTGGGCCACGACGACTGGCCCGCGGAGGCGTTGGATACACTGCCCGAGGGAGTCGTGACCGAGGACCTCTCGGAACTGGGCGGGGAGTAA